From Chryseobacterium joostei, the proteins below share one genomic window:
- a CDS encoding PfkB family carbohydrate kinase, with translation MKLLVVGSVAFDAIETPFGKTDKILGGAATYIGITSSILGVKSGIVSVVGGDFPQEHLDMFTNRDVNIEGIEIIKEGKTFFWSGKYHNDLNTRDTLATEVNVLENFDPKIPDSMQDAEILLLGNLHPGVQLSVLEKMNNRPKLVILDTMNFWMDCAWDILMDMIAKTDVITINDEEARQLSGEYSLVKAAKKIHTMGPEYVIIKKGEHGALLFHDNKVFAIPALPLEEVFDPTGAGDTFAGGFAAYLAKKEKIDFETMKSALIVGSAMASFTVEKFGTERIQEVEESDMFHRLRQFKELTTFDIELQ, from the coding sequence ATGAAACTTTTAGTTGTAGGAAGTGTTGCATTTGATGCAATTGAAACACCATTTGGTAAAACGGACAAGATTTTAGGCGGTGCAGCCACTTATATTGGGATCACTTCATCTATTTTAGGGGTTAAATCCGGAATTGTTTCTGTAGTAGGGGGAGATTTCCCACAGGAACACCTTGATATGTTTACAAATAGAGATGTAAACATCGAGGGAATTGAAATCATTAAAGAAGGGAAAACTTTCTTTTGGTCAGGTAAATACCACAATGATTTGAATACCAGAGATACTTTAGCTACTGAAGTGAACGTATTGGAAAATTTTGATCCGAAAATCCCGGATTCAATGCAGGATGCCGAGATTTTATTACTTGGAAACCTACACCCTGGCGTTCAGTTATCTGTATTAGAAAAAATGAACAACCGTCCAAAGCTTGTTATCCTTGATACCATGAATTTCTGGATGGATTGTGCATGGGATATCTTAATGGATATGATTGCAAAAACAGATGTAATTACCATTAATGATGAAGAGGCAAGACAACTTTCAGGAGAATATTCTTTAGTAAAAGCTGCTAAGAAGATCCACACGATGGGACCTGAGTATGTAATCATCAAAAAAGGAGAACACGGAGCTTTATTGTTCCATGATAATAAAGTATTTGCAATCCCTGCATTGCCTTTAGAAGAAGTTTTTGATCCAACCGGAGCAGGAGACACTTTCGCAGGAGGTTTTGCAGCGTATCTTGCTAAAAAAGAGAAAATTGATTTCGAAACAATGAAGTCTGCTCTAATTGTAGGATCGGCTATGGCTTCATTCACGGTAGAGAAATTCGGAACAGAAAGAATTCAGGAAGTAGAGGAGTCGGATATGTTCCACAGATTGAGACAATTCAAAGAATTGACGACATTTGATATTGAACTGCAGTAA
- a CDS encoding peptidylprolyl isomerase translates to MTNKLKITYLLGIFIMIFSSNMMNAQLKPGDLVDGIAAVIGDEIVLESDVSEQMNYGKQQGATNTDKCEFLENLISNKLLVYEAKKDTLIENRSASIKEQANAKYRQLLSQFPDEKTLLAAYKFRNSYEMKNAIEKIDTDQYYGQAKYQRVTEKADVTPNEVTDFYNMYKMQLPQVKDEVTLAQIMIYPTLTEAHKQDLINRLKKIKKDILGGETFESQARIYSEDEGSATNGGLYKNINKGQMVKPFEAAALNLQENEISEPIESEFGYHIIQLLKRSGKVYDARHILLKATPTDEELKSAKVKLDSIRGLIIDGKITFKDAAFKFSDDKKTKFNAGIIPGADGSDKIERESIPGTISYELAGLNKGDITTAFDDEENRRKAVKIIKMEDVIPAHQITLETDFSRIKQMALNKKKNEMVEKFVNSKLPTTFISIDGRYDNCNFKSNWKKESIKK, encoded by the coding sequence ATGACAAATAAACTAAAAATCACTTATCTTCTTGGGATTTTCATCATGATTTTTTCTTCCAATATGATGAATGCCCAGCTAAAACCAGGAGATTTAGTGGATGGTATTGCTGCTGTTATCGGAGATGAGATTGTCTTGGAATCAGATGTATCCGAGCAGATGAATTATGGAAAACAGCAGGGAGCTACAAACACAGACAAGTGTGAGTTCCTTGAGAACCTTATCAGCAATAAACTTCTTGTATATGAAGCAAAAAAGGATACATTAATTGAAAACCGTTCTGCGTCTATCAAAGAACAGGCTAATGCAAAATACCGTCAGTTGCTTTCTCAATTTCCGGACGAAAAAACATTACTTGCTGCTTATAAGTTCAGAAACTCGTATGAAATGAAAAACGCTATCGAAAAAATCGATACGGATCAATATTACGGGCAGGCAAAATACCAAAGAGTTACTGAAAAGGCAGACGTAACACCGAATGAGGTTACTGACTTTTACAATATGTATAAAATGCAGTTGCCACAAGTGAAAGATGAGGTTACTTTAGCTCAGATTATGATTTATCCTACCTTAACAGAGGCTCACAAACAAGATCTTATCAACAGATTGAAAAAAATCAAGAAAGATATTCTTGGTGGAGAGACTTTTGAAAGCCAGGCGAGAATTTATTCTGAAGATGAAGGGTCTGCTACCAATGGAGGATTATACAAAAACATCAATAAAGGACAGATGGTAAAGCCATTTGAAGCTGCAGCGCTAAACCTGCAGGAAAATGAAATCTCTGAGCCTATTGAATCTGAATTCGGATACCACATCATTCAGTTATTGAAGAGATCTGGTAAAGTATATGATGCAAGACACATTTTGTTAAAGGCAACGCCAACTGATGAAGAACTTAAATCAGCAAAAGTAAAGCTAGACAGCATCAGAGGTCTGATTATAGATGGCAAGATTACATTTAAAGATGCTGCTTTCAAATTTTCAGATGATAAAAAGACAAAGTTCAATGCTGGAATAATTCCTGGTGCGGACGGCTCTGATAAAATTGAAAGAGAAAGTATCCCTGGAACAATCAGCTACGAATTGGCAGGTTTGAATAAAGGAGATATCACAACTGCTTTTGACGATGAAGAGAACAGAAGAAAGGCTGTAAAGATCATTAAAATGGAAGACGTTATACCTGCACACCAGATCACTCTGGAAACAGATTTTAGCAGAATCAAGCAGATGGCTCTTAATAAAAAGAAAAATGAAATGGTTGAGAAGTTTGTTAACTCAAAGTTGCCAACAACTTTCATCTCCATAGACGGACGTTACGATAATTGTAACTTTAAATCCAACTGGAAGAAAGAGTCAATCAAAAAATAA
- a CDS encoding NAD(P)H-dependent flavin oxidoreductase, producing the protein MSNFIDFNSAKKLHDMQGNQNRISELFNIKYPIIQAGMIWHSGWRLASAVSNCGGLGLIGAGSMYPDILRENIQKCKQATDKPFGVNVPMLYPNLEEIIQIILEEGVKIVFTSAGNPKTYTETLQKEGIKVAHVVSSTKFAVKCEEAGVDAVVAEGFEAGGHNGRDETTTFCLIPNVKKHISKPLIAAGGIALGSQMKAAMILGADGVQIGSRFAATTEASAHENWKKKIIELQEGDTHLTLKELAPVRMVKNKFFNELEEIYQEGRNKEALISSLGRARAKRGMFEGDMEDGELEIGQVSALINDILPVETVFNHLLKEFEETKMPNF; encoded by the coding sequence ATGAGCAATTTTATAGATTTTAATTCGGCAAAAAAACTACATGACATGCAGGGAAACCAAAATAGAATTTCGGAGCTTTTCAATATAAAATATCCCATTATTCAGGCTGGGATGATCTGGCACTCAGGTTGGAGACTGGCATCAGCTGTTTCCAATTGTGGAGGACTAGGATTAATAGGTGCGGGAAGTATGTATCCCGATATCCTAAGAGAGAATATTCAAAAATGTAAACAGGCAACAGATAAACCTTTTGGGGTGAATGTTCCTATGCTGTATCCTAATCTTGAGGAGATCATTCAGATCATTCTTGAGGAAGGAGTAAAAATAGTATTTACTTCAGCAGGAAACCCGAAAACCTATACAGAAACCTTACAAAAAGAGGGAATAAAGGTTGCTCACGTAGTTTCGTCTACCAAGTTTGCCGTAAAGTGTGAAGAAGCAGGAGTAGATGCTGTAGTGGCGGAGGGTTTTGAAGCCGGTGGACACAATGGAAGAGATGAGACTACAACATTCTGTCTTATTCCTAATGTGAAAAAGCATATTTCAAAACCCTTAATTGCAGCTGGAGGAATTGCATTGGGTTCTCAAATGAAAGCGGCCATGATTTTAGGGGCAGATGGTGTACAGATTGGGTCCCGTTTTGCTGCAACAACTGAAGCCAGTGCCCATGAAAACTGGAAAAAGAAAATCATAGAGCTTCAGGAAGGAGATACTCATCTTACCTTAAAGGAACTCGCTCCTGTAAGAATGGTTAAGAATAAATTTTTTAACGAACTGGAAGAGATTTATCAGGAAGGTAGAAATAAGGAAGCCTTAATTTCTTCATTGGGAAGAGCAAGAGCTAAACGTGGAATGTTTGAAGGAGATATGGAAGACGGTGAGCTGGAAATAGGACAGGTTTCTGCCCTTATTAATGATATCCTTCCGGTAGAAACAGTTTTTAATCATCTATTAAAGGAATTTGAAGAAACAAAAATGCCCAATTTTTAA
- a CDS encoding alpha/beta fold hydrolase: MERRTIDVKDKKLYIEYNNLFENRPTIVFLHDSLGSVELWRDFPAKLSEAVKCNTIAYDRLGYGKSNPMSTHERPVNYMELEADLLNDLLAELNINNAILFGHSDGGTIALITAAKYPKRVEVVICEAGHIFVEDVTLKGVYDAWEAYKTTNLPQRLQKYHGDKVEMLFKAWTETWTRDDYKNWNIEYLLKDITCPLLFIQGESDEYGTLDQVEKTVSQVSGSAEKYIIPQIGHTPHKEVPELVLEKVTDFINTRF, from the coding sequence ATGGAAAGGAGAACAATTGATGTAAAGGATAAAAAATTATATATAGAATACAATAACTTATTTGAAAACAGGCCTACCATTGTCTTTTTGCATGATTCATTAGGATCAGTGGAACTTTGGAGAGATTTTCCGGCTAAATTGTCTGAAGCTGTAAAATGTAATACCATTGCTTATGACCGTTTAGGATATGGAAAATCCAATCCAATGTCTACTCATGAAAGACCGGTTAATTATATGGAGCTGGAGGCAGATTTACTTAATGATCTTTTAGCTGAACTGAATATTAATAATGCTATTTTATTTGGTCACAGTGACGGAGGAACGATTGCGTTAATCACTGCTGCCAAATATCCAAAGAGAGTAGAAGTCGTTATTTGTGAAGCTGGGCATATATTTGTAGAAGATGTAACGCTAAAGGGTGTTTATGATGCCTGGGAAGCTTACAAAACAACGAATTTGCCACAGCGTTTGCAGAAATATCATGGAGACAAAGTAGAAATGTTGTTTAAAGCGTGGACAGAGACATGGACCCGCGATGATTATAAAAACTGGAACATCGAATACCTTTTAAAGGACATCACTTGCCCTCTTTTATTTATTCAGGGAGAATCTGACGAATATGGTACTTTAGATCAGGTTGAAAAAACGGTTTCCCAGGTAAGTGGAAGTGCTGAGAAATACATTATTCCACAGATAGGTCATACACCACACAAGGAAGTTCCGGAATTAGTATTGGAAAAAGTAACGGATTTTATCAATACAAGATTTTGA
- a CDS encoding HD domain-containing protein, which produces MMNLKEQFEQLCLSFSENHNIINTLWSEIEKRYSEKGRHYHNLLHLENMFKEIEAVKDKISNFTVVSFSVFYHDIVYNATSKSNEEKSALLAETRLAELNLNNNLINVISAQILATKFHQKSEDEDTNYLLDADLSILGKDLESYLAYTQMIRKEYSIYPDLLYKPGRKKVLKHFLELNSIFKTDYFKEKYEVRAKKNISTEIRLL; this is translated from the coding sequence ATGATGAATCTAAAGGAGCAATTTGAACAGCTTTGTTTATCGTTTTCTGAAAACCATAATATAATCAATACGTTATGGAGTGAGATTGAAAAACGATATTCTGAAAAAGGAAGGCACTACCACAATCTTCTTCATCTTGAAAATATGTTTAAGGAAATTGAAGCTGTAAAAGACAAAATTTCAAATTTTACAGTTGTTTCTTTTTCCGTATTTTATCATGATATTGTTTATAATGCGACTTCAAAATCCAATGAGGAAAAAAGTGCATTACTTGCAGAAACAAGGCTGGCTGAGCTTAATCTAAACAATAATCTCATTAATGTTATTTCTGCTCAAATTCTGGCTACAAAATTTCATCAAAAATCGGAAGATGAGGACACTAACTACCTTTTGGATGCTGACCTTTCTATTTTAGGGAAAGACCTTGAAAGCTATTTAGCTTATACCCAAATGATCAGAAAAGAGTATTCTATCTATCCTGATCTTCTTTACAAACCCGGGAGAAAAAAAGTATTAAAACATTTTCTGGAGCTTAACAGTATCTTCAAAACAGATTATTTTAAAGAAAAGTATGAAGTACGGGCCAAGAAAAATATCTCAACTGAAATTCGGCTTTTATAA
- a CDS encoding rhodanese-like domain-containing protein, translating to MSLIEVIQSGNYELIDVREPMELEMDGNIDGAKNIPLGEVEDRQDEILSIEKPVILFCRSGNRSGKALEYLNSKGLKDGYNGGGWAELKAVLEANRGTF from the coding sequence ATGTCTTTAATAGAAGTAATACAATCTGGAAACTATGAATTGATTGACGTTCGTGAGCCAATGGAGCTTGAAATGGACGGAAATATAGATGGTGCTAAAAATATTCCCCTGGGTGAAGTAGAGGACAGACAGGACGAAATTCTGTCTATTGAAAAGCCGGTAATCCTATTCTGCAGAAGTGGAAACAGAAGTGGAAAGGCATTAGAATATCTTAATTCAAAAGGACTAAAGGACGGTTATAACGGCGGAGGCTGGGCTGAGCTAAAGGCTGTTCTTGAAGCAAATAGAGGAACTTTTTAA
- the queG gene encoding tRNA epoxyqueuosine(34) reductase QueG yields the protein MNAGAEKYSQLIKSKAKSFGFQSCGISKADFLEEDAPHLERWLKNNFNGEMKYMENHFDKRLDPRLLVEGSKSVISLSYNYFPEEKISILENFKISKYAYAEDYHEVIKEILRDMVAELQEEIGEFGFRVFVDSAPIMERSWARKSGIGWVGKNANLITKQNGSFYFLAEIICDLELIPDHETTDHCGTCRKCIDACPTDAIVSEKIIDGSRCISYATIELKNEIPDHFKDKMEDWMFGCDICQDVCPWNRFSAPNQQSRFKPNEALKNFKKGEWKELTQEIFSEIFKKSPVKRTKFTGLKRNIEFLQKSSDPV from the coding sequence ATGAATGCTGGTGCCGAAAAATATTCTCAACTCATCAAGTCCAAGGCAAAAAGTTTTGGGTTTCAGAGTTGCGGCATTTCCAAGGCTGATTTTTTGGAGGAAGATGCCCCACACCTTGAAAGATGGCTGAAGAATAACTTCAATGGTGAAATGAAGTACATGGAAAATCATTTCGATAAAAGACTTGACCCAAGACTATTGGTGGAGGGTTCCAAATCTGTTATTTCACTTTCCTATAACTACTTTCCCGAAGAAAAAATCTCTATTCTGGAGAATTTTAAAATTTCAAAATATGCCTATGCAGAAGATTATCATGAAGTAATCAAGGAAATACTACGCGACATGGTTGCCGAATTGCAGGAAGAGATAGGAGAATTCGGATTTAGGGTTTTTGTAGATTCAGCACCGATTATGGAGAGAAGCTGGGCAAGAAAATCAGGTATTGGATGGGTAGGGAAAAATGCCAATCTTATTACAAAGCAAAATGGATCTTTCTATTTCCTGGCTGAAATTATCTGCGATCTGGAACTGATTCCCGATCATGAAACTACAGATCATTGTGGAACCTGTAGAAAGTGTATTGATGCCTGTCCTACAGATGCCATTGTTTCAGAAAAAATTATTGACGGAAGCCGTTGTATCTCCTATGCCACTATAGAATTGAAGAATGAGATTCCGGATCATTTTAAAGATAAAATGGAGGACTGGATGTTTGGCTGTGATATCTGTCAGGATGTATGCCCTTGGAACCGATTTTCAGCTCCTAATCAACAAAGCAGATTTAAGCCTAATGAAGCCTTAAAGAATTTCAAAAAAGGAGAATGGAAAGAACTTACTCAGGAAATTTTCTCTGAGATCTTCAAAAAATCACCTGTGAAAAGAACCAAATTTACTGGTTTAAAGAGAAATATTGAGTTTTTACAGAAGTCTTCAGATCCGGTTTAG
- a CDS encoding TIGR02117 family protein, with the protein MKTILMFILKVLGIILGIVIVYVLLGLLIPYIPVSAKDDGEKKDIPIYIYTNGVHTDIVMPVKNDLQDWSLMIPFADTRSKKTDYNYIGIGWGDKGFYLDTPTWADLKFSTAVKAAFWMSDSAMHSTYYYTMKEGDDCKMIMISRSQYKNLIKFVEDKFDRDQNGKFMLIPTNAVYGDSDAFYDAKGTYSFLYTCNTWSNNALKAAGQKAALWTPSDFGIFQHYK; encoded by the coding sequence TTGAAAACCATATTGATGTTTATCCTGAAAGTTTTGGGAATTATTCTTGGAATTGTAATTGTGTATGTTCTTCTGGGATTATTGATACCCTATATTCCGGTTTCAGCAAAGGATGACGGAGAAAAGAAAGATATTCCCATTTATATTTATACCAATGGGGTGCATACAGATATTGTGATGCCTGTAAAAAATGACCTGCAGGATTGGAGCCTTATGATTCCGTTTGCAGATACCAGATCAAAAAAAACAGATTATAATTACATTGGCATAGGATGGGGAGATAAAGGCTTTTATCTGGATACTCCAACGTGGGCAGACCTCAAATTTTCAACTGCTGTAAAGGCTGCATTTTGGATGAGTGATTCTGCAATGCATTCTACTTATTATTATACAATGAAAGAGGGTGATGACTGCAAAATGATTATGATCAGCAGAAGCCAGTATAAAAATCTGATCAAATTTGTAGAAGATAAATTCGACAGAGATCAAAATGGAAAATTCATGCTGATTCCTACTAATGCTGTTTATGGAGATAGTGACGCGTTCTATGATGCTAAGGGAACCTATAGCTTCCTTTATACCTGTAACACATGGAGCAATAATGCTTTGAAAGCTGCAGGACAAAAAGCTGCGCTGTGGACGCCCTCTGATTTTGGAATTTTTCAGCATTATAAATAA
- a CDS encoding SRPBCC family protein produces MKHRLFREQQLNCDIETAWKFFSSSNNLSEITPKNMGFIVLTQMENDEIYEGMLIDYYISPLLGIKMKWQTEITHVDFQKRFIDFQRKGPYKLWNHHHEFIPNEHGVLMKDTIDYELPMGFLGEIAHSLFVKKKLEYIFDYRFRVLSRLF; encoded by the coding sequence ATGAAGCACAGGCTTTTTCGTGAACAACAGCTCAACTGCGATATAGAAACAGCATGGAAATTTTTTTCATCATCCAATAACCTTTCAGAAATTACCCCAAAGAATATGGGCTTTATTGTTCTTACCCAAATGGAGAATGATGAGATTTATGAGGGAATGCTTATTGACTACTATATCTCACCCCTGCTTGGGATTAAAATGAAATGGCAGACAGAAATTACCCATGTAGATTTTCAAAAAAGATTTATTGATTTCCAAAGAAAAGGACCGTATAAGTTATGGAACCATCATCATGAGTTTATTCCTAATGAACATGGCGTTCTCATGAAAGATACCATTGATTATGAACTGCCAATGGGATTTTTAGGTGAAATAGCACATTCTTTATTCGTGAAAAAGAAACTGGAATACATCTTTGACTATCGTTTTCGGGTACTGAGCAGATTATTTTAA
- a CDS encoding efflux RND transporter periplasmic adaptor subunit has product MYFKNVIICSFAILFAVSCSKDKKKNNEKEKEVPVLEIKEKDTLVSNQFVTDIQAKKNVEMRSRIGGIIQHIYVNEGQFVHQGQPLFKINDAELQMELLKANASLKQAEADVRIVEVELKQIQSLHAKKFVANNELEMVKAKLSSAKAKHAFADAEKRTVLQKINFTKITAPFDGVIDVIPLKDGSLVENGTLLTTLSQLNEVYAYFSIPENLYFELLANDKIGSHQKIELTLPNGVNYQFNGALKTAEGEIDRTTGSIRYKVLFPNPDRLIKHGTSGKLIISENQDNAILIPQKSTFSIQDKTYVFVVDKQNKVKMTNIRIGATLRDSYMVESGLKRGDLIIYEGTQSLKDGDIIKIKKKY; this is encoded by the coding sequence ATGTATTTTAAAAACGTAATAATTTGCAGTTTTGCAATATTATTCGCTGTGTCATGCAGTAAAGACAAGAAAAAAAACAACGAGAAAGAAAAAGAAGTTCCCGTTCTGGAAATCAAGGAAAAAGATACCTTAGTAAGCAACCAGTTTGTAACGGATATCCAGGCCAAGAAAAACGTAGAAATGCGTTCAAGAATTGGAGGAATTATACAGCATATTTATGTAAATGAGGGGCAATTTGTACATCAGGGACAGCCTTTATTTAAGATTAATGATGCTGAATTGCAGATGGAACTTTTGAAAGCAAATGCCAGCTTAAAACAGGCCGAAGCAGATGTTCGCATTGTAGAAGTGGAACTGAAGCAGATTCAAAGCTTACATGCTAAAAAGTTTGTAGCCAATAATGAATTGGAAATGGTAAAAGCCAAGCTTTCATCAGCGAAAGCTAAACATGCCTTTGCGGATGCTGAAAAAAGAACTGTACTTCAAAAAATAAACTTTACCAAGATCACAGCACCTTTTGACGGAGTTATTGACGTTATTCCTCTTAAAGACGGAAGTTTGGTAGAAAATGGAACGCTATTAACAACGCTATCCCAGCTTAATGAGGTTTACGCCTACTTTTCAATTCCGGAAAACCTGTACTTTGAGCTTTTAGCCAATGATAAGATTGGAAGTCACCAAAAAATTGAACTTACCTTGCCCAATGGCGTTAATTATCAGTTTAACGGAGCTTTAAAGACGGCTGAGGGAGAAATCGACAGAACTACAGGTTCCATTCGATATAAAGTACTTTTCCCGAACCCTGACCGCTTGATTAAGCACGGTACTTCCGGAAAATTGATTATTTCAGAAAATCAGGATAATGCCATTCTTATTCCGCAAAAATCTACTTTCTCTATTCAGGATAAAACCTATGTTTTTGTAGTAGATAAGCAGAATAAAGTGAAAATGACCAACATCAGGATCGGAGCTACGTTAAGAGATTCCTATATGGTGGAAAGTGGTCTTAAAAGAGGTGATTTAATCATTTATGAAGGGACTCAGTCTTTAAAGGATGGAGATATTATCAAAATCAAAAAGAAGTATTAA